GCAGGCCCGTCGCCAGTCGCCCCAGCAACGCGACGCGCCGGTGCCGTGGTTTCTCTTCGTGGGTGACGCGGCGGCCAACCTGCCGGGGCTGCTGGCGGCCGCTGGCGCCGAACGCCTTGCGCCGCAAGACAGCGAGCCCTTCGGCGAACCCTACTGGCGCTGGTGGCTGACGGGTTCGCTGACCGCCATCGAGCTCCATCCGGCCGCCGTGAGCGACAAGGCCAACGAGCCGCACACGCGCGGCCTCTGGCTCCAGTCGCTGCTGGCGCTGGCCGAACGGCGCGAGCGCTTGCCGCTCAACGGCATGGTGGTGTGCGTTGCAGCGGGCGATCTGCTGCGCACGGACACCGCACATATCAAGCCGCTGGCAGCCAGGATGCGCCGGCTGCTCGAAGAAGCCGGCGACACCTTGCGCCTGCAGTTGCCCGTCTACCTCGTCGTCACCGGGCTCGAACGATTGGCGGGCTATGCCACCCTGCGCGGCGCATTGCCGCCCGAGGTGCTGGCGCAAGCCGTCGGCCACCGCCTGGCCGAGCCGCTCGCCGCCAACGACACGGCCGCCGCACGGCTGGATGCCTTGTTCGACCCCATGGCGCAGCAGCTGCATGCGCTGCGCATGGCGCTGCTGCGAGAGCAGCCGAGCGCATCGGGCCGGCTCGCCATCCATGAGTTCGTCGAGGCAATGCGTGCGCTGCAACCCGCGCTCCACCAGGTGGCCGATGCCTTGTTCGAGAGCCATGGACGCGGTTCGCGTGGCCCGCGGTGGCGTGGCCTCTATTTCGCGGCCGCAGCCTCGGACGCAGCCGGCGGCGCATTCACGGCCGACCTGTTCGGGCGCTTCCTGCCTGCCGACCAGCCGCTCGCGCGGCCGGGCCGTCCACCGAACGCGAGCGCGCCGCCGCCATGAACAGGCTAGTTGCTCTCGACGCGGATCTGGCGGGCGCCGAAGGTCACCGTCATCGCCTGGGCCTTGCCGGTTTGCACCGGGCGCACTTCGCGCCAGCGCGCACGGTCCAGATCGCGGAACGCCGCCATCACGCCGATGGCCTTGGCATCGGGTGGCAGCGTGAGGTCGAGCTTGCGGGTCTCGCCGGGGCGCAGCAGCATTTCTTCGCGCTGCACGAGCTCTGCGCCCAGCGTGGCCTGGTCTTTCTCGAACAGCGAGAAGAAGTCCGCGCCTTCGAACGGGCCTGGCGACTTCAATGCATACACGCGCACCGTGAGCGGCGAAGCGCGGCCGCGCGCATCGGGATTGGCATCGGCACCCGCAACCAGCGTGACCGACACCGTCGTGACCACGGGCTTGGGTGCACAGCCTGCCAGCAGCACACCGGTCAACACCAGGCCCGAGGCCAGTGCAAGGCGCCGCGAGACCGCAGCAAGAGAGCGTCCATAGGACGAATGGCGTGTACCCAGCGTGCGCATGCTATTCCCTTCGTTGCATTGACCGGTTCGGCTGCATCTTTGATTATCACCAGCCAACTCGAACAGGCAACATGCTGACCAACGAACTTGTCGAAGCCCTGCTCACGCCCATCGGCGAGGCATCGCCGTGCGGCGACGATCTGGAGTACGACGCCGCCTTCACCGCACTGGCGGCGGCTTCGCAGCGCAAGGCCGAGCAGCAGTTCGGCGACACCGTCATTCCCGCGGTGGAACCGGAGTGGCGCGACGTGGCCGAACAGGCCGATGCCATCCTGCGCCGCAGCAAGGACGTGCGCGCCGCCGTTCTGCTGCTGCGCGCTGCCACGCGGCTGCAGGGCGTGCCCGGCTTCGTTGCGGGCCTTCAATTGCTGACAGGCCTCTTCGACCGCTTCTGGGACGGCATACATCCAACGCTCGATGCCGACGACGACAACGACCCGACCATGCGGCTCAATGCACTGGCACCGCTGTGGGACGAGAACATGGTGCTGCGCGACCTGTACGACGCGCAGGTGGGCGTGGCGCCCGGCGTGGGACAGATCCGCGTGCGCGACATCGCCATTGCGCACGGTGCGCTCAACGCCGTGGGCGGCGAAGCCGCCTATTCGATGTCGCAGGTCCAGGGCGGCCTCGAGGCGATGCAGGCGCACCAACCCGAGCGATTGCAGGCCGCCATGGAAGTGGCTGCGCTGGTCGACAAGCTGCAGGCGCTGCTGCTCGATCGCACCGGTCGCTCCGACGCCATCAACCTCGGCGTATTGCGCACCATCGGCCGCGTGCTCGCCAAGGCCTGCGGCGCCGCCTCCGGCGTGGCCGGGGCGGGAGAAACGGCGGCGGCGGACGAAGGCACGGCATTGCAGGCTGGCGGCGCCGGTGCGGCCCGCCCGGCGGCCCTGCGCGGTGAGATTCAGAGCCGCCAGGAAGCGCTGCAGATGCTCGACCGCGTGATCCGCTACCTGGAGCAAGCGGAGCCCGGCAATCCTGCGCCGCTCCTGATCGACCGCGCCAAGAAGCTCATCGGCGTGAGCTTCCTCGAGATCATGGCCAACCTCGCGCCCAACGCGATGGACACGATCGAAAACGTGACGGGCAAGCGCCCGTCCGAATAAGGCCTTTCCGTCCCTTTCAGTTCACAGAACCTCCCATTCATCCCCGCAAGGAGCATCGCCATGTCCAAGAGCAGTCAGAAATTCATCGCCCGCAACCGGGCGCCACGCGTGCAGATCGAATACGACGTGGAACTCTACGGTGCCGAGAAGAAGATCCAGCTGCCGTTCGTGATGGGCGTGCTGGCCGACCTGTCGGGCAAGCCGGCCGATCCGC
The Variovorax paradoxus genome window above contains:
- the tssJ gene encoding type VI secretion system lipoprotein TssJ, yielding MRTLGTRHSSYGRSLAAVSRRLALASGLVLTGVLLAGCAPKPVVTTVSVTLVAGADANPDARGRASPLTVRVYALKSPGPFEGADFFSLFEKDQATLGAELVQREEMLLRPGETRKLDLTLPPDAKAIGVMAAFRDLDRARWREVRPVQTGKAQAMTVTFGARQIRVESN
- a CDS encoding type VI secretion system protein, giving the protein MTAVLSPVHLFWLLLVLCLAGFALLYGMVRDAGRGARRRTLQRRIDALGPWAAEADEAAVPAIKEAMSQAQQARRQSPQQRDAPVPWFLFVGDAAANLPGLLAAAGAERLAPQDSEPFGEPYWRWWLTGSLTAIELHPAAVSDKANEPHTRGLWLQSLLALAERRERLPLNGMVVCVAAGDLLRTDTAHIKPLAARMRRLLEEAGDTLRLQLPVYLVVTGLERLAGYATLRGALPPEVLAQAVGHRLAEPLAANDTAAARLDALFDPMAQQLHALRMALLREQPSASGRLAIHEFVEAMRALQPALHQVADALFESHGRGSRGPRWRGLYFAAAASDAAGGAFTADLFGRFLPADQPLARPGRPPNASAPPP
- the tssA gene encoding type VI secretion system protein TssA, coding for MLTNELVEALLTPIGEASPCGDDLEYDAAFTALAAASQRKAEQQFGDTVIPAVEPEWRDVAEQADAILRRSKDVRAAVLLLRAATRLQGVPGFVAGLQLLTGLFDRFWDGIHPTLDADDDNDPTMRLNALAPLWDENMVLRDLYDAQVGVAPGVGQIRVRDIAIAHGALNAVGGEAAYSMSQVQGGLEAMQAHQPERLQAAMEVAALVDKLQALLLDRTGRSDAINLGVLRTIGRVLAKACGAASGVAGAGETAAADEGTALQAGGAGAARPAALRGEIQSRQEALQMLDRVIRYLEQAEPGNPAPLLIDRAKKLIGVSFLEIMANLAPNAMDTIENVTGKRPSE